A stretch of Microbulbifer sp. SAOS-129_SWC DNA encodes these proteins:
- a CDS encoding efflux RND transporter permease subunit, protein MSITHWAAGHRRSILFMVGILALAGVAVGIRLPVALFPHIDFPRIVVMLDSGDRSADQMVIEATRKVEQAVRSVPGVVSIRSTTSRGSAELSINFGWGDDMISAMLQVESVVNQSLSDLPPGTKFTVRRMDPTVFPIAAYSLTSESESQIKLRDLAKYSLVPLLSSVPGVAKVSVMGGDTAEYRVEVDPQKLAAYGLSFADVAKAVSANNVLQAVGRLEDHYKLYLLLSDIRIQSLKTIEDTVLRSGNSGLVKLEDIARVYATSAPKWQRVTADGRDAVLVQVYQQPGGNTVQIVKNVNQRLSKYRDRIPKDVKVANWYDQSDLVTASAKSVRDAIVIGVILAALVLFVFLRSMKIALVGVLIVPSVLASTVLLLYLFNMSFNIMTLGGMAAAVGLIIDDAIVMVEHILRRLRERNSELQRSVRQAAIEFTSPLAGSSAATIIVFAPLAFLSGVTGAFFKALSLTMASSLIISFLLAWLAIPLLAEHLLSRKDAEVEDSQPLFERILRFYRFAMARLMRTPVLILIGVLPLMLLGYFGYRQVGTGFIPKMDEGGFVLDYRTPAGTSLAETDRLLQQVEKILTENKSVETYSRRTGAQLGGGLSEANEGDFFVRLKPFPRPPIGQVMDQIRSRIEQQVPGIELEMALLMEDLIGDLTAVPQPIEIKLYGEDFDQLMKTAPKVAAAIEKVPGIVDVQDGVVLAGDAVNIVVDRDKAALAGIEPGEVTQQLDAWFHGTVTTNVQGKIKQTQVRVWVPQGVRDRVSAIKNVQLRAQDGHLVPLRRIAKIDIETGQPQITRDNLQRMVAVTGRISGRDLGSTMRDVQHLLKKRGFLPKSIYFELGGLYKQQQIAFKGLLFTFTAAIALIYLLLLFLYEDFAASTAIVITSLLGMAAVFSGLWITGTELNITAIMGMTMIVGMFTEVAIFYFSEYRSLRKNKMEFSQALVKAGENRLRPISMTTITAIFALLPLALTLGEGAAMQHPLAVAIISGLLVQVPMVVIVMPLIYRVLVSVSLRPFWRRAKA, encoded by the coding sequence ATGTCGATTACTCATTGGGCCGCCGGGCACCGACGCTCCATTTTGTTTATGGTTGGAATTTTAGCGTTGGCCGGTGTTGCTGTCGGAATACGCCTGCCGGTAGCACTCTTTCCCCATATTGACTTTCCGCGCATCGTGGTAATGCTGGATTCCGGTGATCGTTCTGCAGATCAAATGGTCATTGAGGCAACCCGAAAAGTAGAGCAGGCGGTTCGTTCTGTTCCCGGTGTCGTCAGTATACGTTCGACCACCAGTCGTGGTAGCGCCGAACTGTCAATAAATTTTGGCTGGGGTGACGACATGATCAGCGCAATGCTGCAGGTCGAGTCCGTCGTCAATCAGTCACTTTCTGATTTACCCCCTGGAACAAAGTTCACCGTGCGGCGCATGGATCCGACCGTTTTCCCAATCGCTGCTTACAGCTTGACGTCGGAAAGTGAATCACAGATTAAATTACGTGACCTGGCCAAGTATTCTCTTGTGCCATTATTGTCATCGGTTCCCGGTGTCGCCAAGGTATCAGTAATGGGAGGGGATACTGCGGAGTACCGCGTCGAAGTTGACCCTCAGAAGCTTGCTGCGTATGGGCTTAGTTTTGCGGATGTCGCCAAGGCAGTCTCCGCCAATAATGTACTTCAGGCCGTCGGCCGCCTGGAGGATCATTACAAACTCTATCTTTTGCTGTCGGATATCCGGATTCAGTCGTTGAAGACGATTGAAGACACCGTTTTGCGTAGCGGCAACAGCGGCCTTGTCAAGCTTGAGGATATCGCCCGGGTCTACGCTACCAGTGCCCCTAAATGGCAGCGTGTAACGGCAGATGGGCGCGACGCAGTACTGGTACAGGTCTATCAGCAGCCGGGCGGTAATACCGTCCAGATCGTGAAAAATGTGAATCAACGGCTGTCCAAGTACCGTGACAGAATTCCCAAGGACGTCAAAGTCGCCAACTGGTATGACCAGAGCGACCTTGTTACAGCGTCGGCGAAAAGTGTACGCGACGCTATTGTGATCGGTGTCATACTGGCCGCGCTGGTGCTCTTCGTTTTTCTGCGGAGTATGAAGATTGCCCTGGTAGGGGTGCTGATCGTGCCCTCGGTTCTGGCCAGCACAGTGCTGCTCCTATATCTCTTCAACATGAGCTTCAACATCATGACGCTCGGTGGAATGGCAGCTGCGGTTGGCCTGATTATCGATGACGCCATTGTCATGGTCGAGCACATATTGCGGCGACTGCGTGAAAGAAATAGTGAGTTACAGCGATCCGTTCGCCAGGCAGCGATAGAATTTACCTCGCCGCTGGCAGGTTCCTCCGCTGCGACAATTATCGTTTTCGCACCACTGGCGTTTCTTTCGGGGGTAACTGGTGCTTTTTTCAAGGCACTTTCGCTAACGATGGCAAGCAGCCTGATCATCTCTTTCCTGCTGGCATGGTTGGCAATTCCACTGCTGGCTGAACATCTTTTGAGTCGCAAGGACGCGGAAGTCGAGGATTCACAACCGCTTTTTGAGCGAATTCTTCGTTTCTATCGTTTTGCCATGGCGCGCCTGATGCGCACTCCGGTACTGATCTTAATCGGAGTTCTACCTTTGATGCTGCTCGGATATTTCGGCTATCGACAAGTCGGCACCGGGTTTATTCCGAAGATGGATGAGGGTGGATTCGTCCTCGACTATCGCACTCCGGCGGGGACCTCGCTCGCTGAGACCGACCGGCTTCTACAGCAGGTTGAGAAAATACTGACGGAAAATAAGTCCGTTGAGACCTATTCCCGACGCACTGGTGCGCAGCTGGGTGGCGGCCTGAGTGAGGCTAACGAGGGCGACTTTTTTGTGCGTCTGAAGCCATTTCCTCGCCCACCTATTGGTCAGGTTATGGACCAGATTCGCAGTCGAATAGAGCAGCAGGTACCAGGCATTGAGCTGGAAATGGCGCTCTTAATGGAGGACTTGATAGGGGATCTGACAGCAGTACCACAACCGATTGAAATCAAGTTGTATGGTGAGGATTTCGATCAGTTAATGAAGACCGCGCCGAAGGTGGCTGCTGCGATTGAGAAGGTACCCGGGATTGTGGATGTTCAGGACGGTGTCGTTTTGGCGGGTGATGCTGTGAATATTGTCGTGGATCGCGACAAGGCGGCGCTCGCCGGTATTGAGCCGGGAGAGGTGACTCAACAACTGGATGCGTGGTTCCACGGTACGGTTACCACCAACGTTCAGGGAAAAATCAAGCAAACGCAAGTGCGGGTGTGGGTTCCACAAGGGGTTCGGGACCGTGTCTCCGCAATTAAAAATGTTCAGCTTCGCGCTCAGGATGGCCATTTGGTGCCATTAAGGCGCATTGCCAAGATAGATATAGAAACAGGACAACCGCAGATTACGCGGGATAACCTCCAGCGGATGGTCGCGGTGACCGGGCGTATCAGCGGTCGCGATTTAGGCTCGACCATGCGAGATGTGCAACACCTGTTGAAAAAACGCGGTTTCCTGCCCAAGTCAATCTACTTTGAGCTTGGTGGCCTGTACAAGCAGCAGCAAATTGCGTTCAAGGGGCTGCTGTTCACATTCACGGCAGCCATTGCGCTGATTTACCTGCTATTGCTATTCCTGTATGAGGATTTTGCCGCTTCGACTGCAATCGTGATTACGTCTTTGCTAGGCATGGCGGCTGTATTTTCCGGTCTCTGGATCACCGGGACAGAGCTTAATATTACAGCCATTATGGGCATGACCATGATCGTCGGTATGTTTACCGAGGTCGCCATCTTTTACTTTTCGGAGTATCGAAGCCTTAGAAAAAACAAGATGGAGTTCAGCCAGGCTTTAGTTAAGGCGGGAGAAAACCGCCTCAGGCCAATATCCATGACAACAATTACCGCTATATTCGCCCTTTTGCCTCTGGCACTGACGCTGGGGGAGGGCGCCGCGATGCAGCACCCGCTGGCGGTGGCAATTATCTCGGGATTACTGGTTCAGGTGCCGATGGTCGTTATTGTGATGCCGTTGATATACCGGGTCCTGGTTTCAGTCTCCTTGCGGCCTTTCTGGCGCCGGGCTAAAGCGTAA
- a CDS encoding efflux RND transporter periplasmic adaptor subunit, with protein MKKATKLLGPGIQGVIAACILTPIALLAHAEPPSVLVNVATVNQQEVKKHLTAYGTLEPDPDSEFSLSLPRAGLINRVWVRLGQRVKSGDQLLELVTSPDARTQYFQAKSAVDFAKRELERQKRLLNEQMATGAEVDAARKNLQDALSTFEAVKKRGQGLSREVLRAPVDGIVTSLSATQGQRVAADTTVMLIGAQQRLIVRLGVEPEDLPEVRAGNPVIVKSVFSPDTQITTEVREVHAMIDPVTRLVEVLAVVPKAQSDQLVLGSRVSAQIQVLSRQSLVVPRSAVLFDAGKAYVFIIKAGHAKRVAVEAGADEGKMIGVRGDLQTGDKVVIKGNYELTDGASVRLAERH; from the coding sequence ATGAAAAAGGCTACCAAGCTTCTTGGCCCAGGCATACAGGGGGTAATAGCTGCCTGTATCTTGACTCCTATTGCTCTTCTCGCTCATGCAGAGCCGCCAAGTGTTCTGGTGAACGTCGCAACGGTGAATCAACAGGAGGTCAAAAAGCACCTGACCGCATATGGAACCCTGGAGCCAGATCCGGACAGTGAGTTCAGTCTCTCGCTTCCGCGCGCGGGGCTCATCAATCGGGTCTGGGTTCGGCTGGGGCAACGGGTAAAAAGTGGTGATCAGCTACTTGAGCTGGTGACGTCCCCTGATGCGCGCACGCAATATTTTCAGGCCAAGAGTGCCGTGGATTTCGCTAAACGCGAACTTGAGCGGCAGAAGCGCCTCCTGAATGAGCAGATGGCGACAGGGGCGGAGGTTGATGCAGCGCGTAAGAATTTACAGGATGCGCTCTCGACTTTTGAGGCGGTCAAAAAGCGCGGGCAAGGGTTGTCTCGGGAGGTCCTGCGTGCGCCGGTAGACGGGATCGTAACCAGCCTCTCCGCGACCCAGGGACAGCGAGTGGCAGCTGATACTACTGTGATGCTGATCGGTGCACAGCAGCGCTTGATCGTGCGCCTCGGCGTGGAGCCTGAGGACCTGCCAGAAGTACGGGCGGGAAATCCAGTGATCGTGAAGTCAGTTTTTTCCCCGGATACCCAGATTACGACGGAAGTCCGGGAAGTTCACGCAATGATTGATCCTGTTACCCGCCTGGTAGAAGTGCTTGCGGTGGTGCCAAAAGCCCAGAGCGATCAGCTCGTTCTGGGCAGTCGTGTTTCAGCACAGATTCAGGTTCTCTCCCGGCAGTCTCTCGTCGTACCGCGCAGTGCCGTGTTGTTTGATGCTGGGAAGGCCTATGTATTCATCATCAAAGCTGGGCATGCAAAACGTGTTGCCGTAGAGGCTGGGGCGGATGAAGGCAAGATGATCGGCGTCCGGGGGGATCTGCAGACGGGGGATAAGGTAGTGATAAAGGGTAACTATGAATTGACTGACGGCGCTTCAGTGAGACTGGCGGAGCGTCATTGA
- a CDS encoding EamA family transporter gives MTGVTFSLIMAGVLLNAIAQLLLKASVSEVGSIGLTIDSAWPITHRLISEPWLWLGLCCYGVSVIVWILALSRVDVSIAYPMLSIGYVVNAFMAWWLLGESLGYGKLAGIGIIIIGVIVLARS, from the coding sequence ATGACAGGCGTCACATTCTCGTTGATTATGGCCGGTGTGCTACTGAACGCCATCGCGCAACTGCTGCTAAAAGCGTCCGTGAGTGAAGTCGGCAGCATCGGCCTCACTATCGATAGTGCCTGGCCTATCACCCATCGTCTAATCAGTGAACCCTGGCTATGGCTGGGACTGTGTTGCTACGGCGTTAGCGTGATTGTCTGGATACTGGCGCTCTCCAGAGTCGACGTCAGTATTGCATACCCCATGCTTTCCATCGGCTACGTAGTCAATGCCTTTATGGCATGGTGGCTGCTCGGTGAGTCGCTGGGTTACGGAAAACTTGCCGGTATCGGCATCATTATTATTGGTGTAATAGTTTTAGCGAGGTCTTGA
- a CDS encoding DUF368 domain-containing protein: protein MGRYSGIFFRGAAMGAADVVPGVSGGTIAFITGIYDELIDSLKAIDINALRILFSRGLFEFWRHINGNFLISLLIGVAFSVFTLAHAISYLLEHYAAQTSAFFFGLVAASSWFIYRQMPAGRFRASWFIVGIAFAVAVGLVRPAEIPVTPLSVFLSGAVAICAMILPGISGSFILLLLGMYQPVLGAVKSLDVATILVFSSGCSVGLVVFVRLLSLLLHRYRASILSWLTGILLGSLSIIWPWKESAGEGMGGFTMHNILPTADPVMDVLLCVALAASSVVLVFVLENRAGVSAKATS, encoded by the coding sequence ATGGGGCGTTACTCCGGTATTTTCTTTCGCGGTGCAGCTATGGGCGCGGCCGATGTGGTTCCAGGGGTGTCTGGGGGCACTATTGCCTTTATCACGGGAATTTACGATGAGCTGATCGATAGCCTGAAAGCGATTGATATTAATGCGCTAAGAATCCTATTCAGCCGCGGTTTGTTTGAGTTTTGGCGACATATCAATGGTAACTTCCTGATTAGCCTTTTGATTGGGGTTGCGTTTAGTGTGTTTACGCTCGCTCATGCAATATCCTATTTACTTGAACACTACGCGGCGCAGACTTCGGCCTTTTTCTTTGGTCTGGTAGCGGCGTCAAGCTGGTTTATCTACCGGCAGATGCCTGCAGGACGCTTTAGAGCTTCCTGGTTTATTGTGGGCATTGCCTTTGCAGTCGCTGTGGGTTTGGTCCGGCCGGCGGAAATCCCTGTTACTCCACTTTCTGTTTTTCTGTCTGGGGCCGTTGCCATTTGTGCAATGATTCTTCCGGGAATTTCAGGAAGCTTTATTCTTCTTCTATTGGGTATGTATCAGCCAGTTCTGGGCGCCGTGAAGTCGCTGGATGTGGCGACGATCCTTGTCTTTTCTTCGGGGTGTTCCGTTGGTCTTGTCGTTTTCGTGCGCCTCTTGTCGCTGCTGCTTCATCGTTATCGCGCGTCAATTCTATCCTGGTTGACCGGAATTTTACTCGGCTCGCTGTCAATCATCTGGCCCTGGAAGGAATCGGCAGGCGAGGGGATGGGAGGTTTTACCATGCATAACATATTGCCTACCGCAGATCCCGTGATGGACGTACTCCTGTGTGTCGCGCTCGCAGCGTCCAGTGTAGTGTTGGTTTTTGTTCTGGAAAATAGAGCTGGCGTAAGTGCCAAAGCAACATCATGA
- a CDS encoding TolC family protein, whose amino-acid sequence MLSSVRFDSLIIRSFALLAVAAITSCTRYTPQPIVDDAPPLASSMQGGIAMAANQPGLQHSYSVNLEDGLNLTEIGILAVLNNPRLQAQRASASVGQAQVFASGLVPDPRFSGSVDRPDNDAPDLVDGWLSMLEYDFGNLITRNARIEAAQASQEKLNLDILWKEWQVDLKARSLAVRLQFEQQQLALLHNIKALYKERYEHSARALERHDTTLSVSGTDLSALADVISQLSQVEQTHNKTRYDLNLLLGLQGEVKVPLSAMSAPPMLDRTVAESYIQRMPASRPDLLSLKAGYASQESRVRAAVLAQYPAVTVGFNRARDTSNIHSSGVSVSLQLPFFSGNRGNIAIERATRRQLREEYHARLAEAEKNARQLLSLQQILHDKQAQLEKILPTLQSQVNNARAAYAHGDINALTFLNLESTWVNKKLESLDLKRSLWENRIALEALLAMPEYSATNVIDPSEPVK is encoded by the coding sequence ATGTTGAGTTCTGTTCGATTTGATTCTCTTATTATCAGGTCTTTTGCCTTACTTGCTGTTGCTGCCATCACCAGTTGCACCCGTTACACGCCTCAACCGATTGTCGATGATGCGCCGCCGTTGGCTTCGAGTATGCAAGGTGGCATAGCGATGGCGGCCAACCAGCCAGGCTTGCAGCATAGCTATTCCGTTAATTTGGAGGATGGCCTGAATCTCACGGAGATAGGGATTCTCGCCGTCTTGAACAATCCCCGGCTACAAGCGCAACGCGCAAGTGCGTCGGTGGGTCAGGCGCAGGTCTTTGCTTCCGGGCTGGTCCCCGATCCAAGATTTTCGGGGTCAGTGGATAGGCCGGATAACGATGCCCCGGACCTGGTGGATGGCTGGCTGTCGATGCTGGAGTACGATTTCGGGAACTTGATTACGCGTAATGCCCGTATCGAGGCGGCGCAAGCGAGTCAGGAGAAACTGAATCTCGATATTCTGTGGAAGGAGTGGCAGGTCGATCTGAAGGCGCGCTCTCTGGCCGTAAGGCTTCAGTTTGAACAGCAACAGCTTGCACTGCTGCATAACATTAAAGCGCTCTACAAGGAGCGTTACGAGCACTCCGCGAGGGCGTTGGAGCGCCATGACACAACACTCTCGGTCAGCGGTACAGACCTCTCCGCATTAGCAGATGTCATCAGCCAGCTCTCTCAAGTGGAGCAAACGCACAACAAAACACGCTACGACCTCAATCTGTTATTAGGGCTGCAGGGTGAGGTTAAGGTCCCGCTATCAGCTATGTCCGCCCCGCCAATGCTGGACCGGACTGTTGCAGAGTCCTACATCCAGAGAATGCCTGCTTCAAGACCGGACCTGTTATCTCTCAAGGCAGGCTATGCAAGCCAGGAGTCGCGGGTTAGGGCGGCGGTATTGGCACAGTACCCGGCGGTGACCGTGGGTTTCAATCGTGCGCGCGATACGAGCAACATCCACAGTAGCGGTGTTAGTGTCAGCCTGCAGTTGCCATTCTTTAGTGGTAACCGTGGCAACATTGCCATAGAGCGTGCGACTCGCCGGCAGTTGCGCGAGGAATATCACGCAAGGCTTGCTGAAGCGGAGAAAAATGCCAGACAACTTCTCAGCCTGCAGCAGATTCTGCATGACAAGCAGGCGCAGTTAGAGAAAATCCTCCCCACGTTACAGAGTCAGGTGAATAACGCCAGGGCTGCCTATGCACATGGTGATATCAATGCGCTCACATTTTTGAATTTGGAATCCACGTGGGTAAACAAAAAATTGGAATCGCTCGATCTCAAAAGATCGCTCTGGGAAAACAGAATTGCGCTTGAAGCATTGCTGGCTATGCCGGAATACAGCGCCACAAATGTGATTGATCCGTCGGAACCCGTGAAATGA
- a CDS encoding glycosyltransferase family 39 protein, with protein sequence MDTGYLSADRIPDVKESSTSRTNLFYVCVALLLIIWFSGLGHRDLVEPDEGRYAEIPREMVSSGDWTTPRLNDLKYFEKPALQYWLTAASYEVFGYSNASARLWIALASFACAAFMGFLGLRLYGRDVGRYSFLLTASTVLFAGAGHYLTLDMTLTLFMTLGVGCPILAMRPGISPQAKRNWMLAGWAALAFAVLSKGLIGVVLPGAALVGYLLWQRDWKLIQDLHPVKGILLFLLVCAPWFIEVSRQNPEFFHFFFIREHFERYTTNVHHREGPVYYFLGVFIIGVLPWLVTSAKSVLFPRFSWGSSKENGFDTEKFIWLYIAITFIFFSLGHSKLPAYILPIFPFVALLAAKRLSVDKVVKGDAWVMLVTAVLAFVLAMLGPHFASEKNPAALFIAYRPWLIGAALSLGLGAFALLKWKRKPSTAIPVASVCATLCTMLFLWGFQSIAVSRSSADEAKAIMSYADDSTPIYAIDNYPQALPFYLERPITLVSYTGELKMGIEAEPQKYIATKAEFWKKWNTQRQAVAVIRADEKEDFLAKGKDTEIIYEGPRRIVMAKQLK encoded by the coding sequence ATGGACACAGGCTATCTAAGTGCAGATCGTATTCCAGATGTGAAAGAAAGTAGCACCAGTAGAACGAACCTCTTCTATGTGTGCGTCGCACTCCTGCTGATCATATGGTTTTCCGGACTGGGCCACCGCGACCTCGTTGAGCCAGACGAAGGGCGCTATGCAGAAATCCCGCGGGAAATGGTTTCATCTGGCGACTGGACCACGCCACGCCTCAATGACTTGAAATATTTCGAGAAGCCGGCCTTGCAGTACTGGCTCACCGCGGCCAGCTATGAGGTCTTTGGTTACAGTAACGCGAGCGCACGCCTCTGGATTGCTCTGGCCTCTTTCGCTTGCGCAGCGTTTATGGGATTCCTGGGGCTGCGCCTCTACGGGCGCGACGTCGGCCGGTACAGCTTTCTATTGACTGCAAGTACAGTTCTATTCGCCGGGGCGGGTCACTACCTCACGCTCGACATGACGTTGACGCTATTCATGACACTGGGCGTCGGCTGCCCGATCCTGGCGATGAGACCAGGCATTTCTCCTCAAGCGAAGCGCAACTGGATGTTGGCTGGCTGGGCAGCTCTGGCATTCGCGGTACTGTCAAAGGGGCTCATTGGCGTTGTTCTGCCGGGTGCAGCCCTTGTTGGCTATTTACTCTGGCAACGCGACTGGAAACTGATACAAGATCTGCACCCGGTAAAAGGCATACTCCTGTTCCTGCTTGTCTGTGCACCCTGGTTTATAGAAGTTTCGCGACAGAACCCCGAATTCTTTCACTTTTTCTTTATTCGTGAGCATTTCGAGCGCTATACAACCAACGTGCACCATCGCGAAGGGCCTGTTTACTATTTCTTAGGCGTATTTATCATAGGTGTACTACCGTGGCTGGTTACCAGCGCAAAAAGCGTCCTGTTTCCACGGTTCTCATGGGGTTCCTCCAAAGAAAATGGATTCGATACCGAAAAGTTCATCTGGCTTTATATCGCAATCACTTTCATCTTCTTCTCTTTGGGCCACTCAAAATTACCGGCCTACATACTGCCCATTTTCCCATTCGTCGCACTTCTGGCAGCGAAGCGACTGAGCGTGGACAAGGTCGTCAAAGGTGACGCCTGGGTAATGCTGGTTACGGCAGTACTGGCATTCGTTTTGGCAATGCTTGGACCGCACTTCGCCTCGGAGAAGAATCCCGCCGCGCTCTTTATCGCCTATCGGCCCTGGTTGATTGGCGCCGCCTTGTCGCTGGGACTCGGCGCCTTTGCATTGCTCAAATGGAAACGCAAACCTTCAACGGCCATCCCTGTCGCCAGCGTATGCGCGACACTGTGCACCATGCTGTTTTTGTGGGGCTTTCAATCAATCGCCGTATCCCGATCCAGTGCTGATGAAGCAAAGGCCATCATGAGTTACGCCGACGACTCTACGCCGATTTACGCTATCGACAACTATCCCCAGGCCCTGCCCTTCTATCTGGAGCGCCCCATTACACTGGTCTCCTACACCGGCGAACTGAAAATGGGTATTGAAGCCGAACCGCAAAAGTACATCGCCACCAAGGCCGAGTTCTGGAAAAAATGGAATACGCAGAGACAGGCAGTAGCCGTCATCCGCGCTGACGAAAAGGAAGATTTCCTGGCCAAAGGAAAAGATACCGAAATAATTTATGAAGGGCCTCGCCGAATTGTCATGGCCAAGCAATTAAAATAG
- a CDS encoding DegT/DnrJ/EryC1/StrS aminotransferase family protein — MLPFTRPTISQEEIDAVSDVLRSGWLASGPKVKEFEAKLADFIGGGTQVRTFNSGTAALEAALIASGIGPGDEVIVPAMSFVASANVVLRVGATPVFVDVDLRSRNLDIEKVKPAVTDKTRAIMPVHFSGLPVDMDPIYKLASDSGYVVIEDACHAIGSNYKGNGIGSAGNPVCFSFHPNKNMTTIEGGALACSDKNFMAQIERLRFHGIERDAQGEILVSEWGGKMNLSDVSAALGIVQLDKLEGWNQARTHLAQRYFRHLPDHPALIKPQDGDGHSWHMFCVCIDSAALGMERQEIVAYFNDRGVAVGAHYPAMHLFPLYRKLGYGPGSCPNAERIGTQTFTLPLFPTMTDSDVDLVCEAVHGLFSERGQ, encoded by the coding sequence ATGCTGCCATTTACACGGCCCACCATCTCCCAGGAAGAGATCGATGCGGTGTCGGATGTGTTGCGCTCCGGTTGGTTAGCCTCGGGCCCCAAGGTCAAGGAGTTTGAAGCAAAGCTCGCTGACTTTATTGGCGGTGGCACGCAGGTTAGAACGTTCAATTCGGGTACAGCGGCCCTGGAAGCGGCACTCATCGCATCCGGTATCGGACCTGGAGATGAAGTCATTGTGCCCGCCATGAGTTTTGTTGCATCCGCCAATGTCGTACTTCGAGTGGGTGCAACACCGGTCTTTGTGGATGTAGATCTTCGCTCCCGCAATCTGGATATCGAAAAAGTAAAGCCTGCAGTGACGGATAAGACACGCGCGATAATGCCTGTCCATTTCTCCGGCCTGCCGGTAGACATGGACCCGATTTATAAACTTGCATCTGACAGTGGTTACGTAGTGATTGAAGACGCTTGCCATGCGATCGGCTCCAACTACAAAGGTAACGGAATCGGCTCGGCAGGTAATCCCGTTTGCTTTAGTTTTCACCCCAACAAGAATATGACCACTATCGAAGGTGGCGCCCTGGCTTGCTCGGACAAGAACTTCATGGCGCAGATCGAGCGTCTTCGCTTTCATGGTATAGAGCGCGATGCGCAGGGGGAAATTCTGGTATCGGAATGGGGAGGGAAAATGAACCTCTCTGATGTCAGTGCCGCTCTGGGTATCGTTCAACTGGATAAGCTGGAGGGATGGAATCAGGCCAGAACGCATTTGGCCCAGAGATATTTCCGTCACCTGCCCGACCACCCGGCCCTGATCAAACCACAGGATGGTGATGGGCATTCCTGGCATATGTTCTGCGTCTGTATTGATTCAGCGGCGCTCGGTATGGAGCGGCAGGAAATCGTCGCCTACTTTAATGACCGCGGCGTCGCGGTCGGGGCGCATTACCCGGCAATGCACCTGTTTCCACTGTATCGCAAACTGGGATATGGCCCGGGAAGCTGCCCTAATGCGGAAAGAATCGGCACCCAGACCTTCACATTACCCCTCTTCCCCACCATGACGGATTCTGATGTTGATCTGGTCTGCGAGGCAGTGCATGGATTATTTTCCGAGCGAGGCCAATGA